TTCTCCGGTTCCAAAATGCGCTGGCTGCTGGATAACACCCCGGACGGCGCGGCGCGGGCGGCGCGCGGCGAGATCTGCCTCGGCACCATCGACAGCTGGCTGCTGTGGCACCTGACCGGCGGGCGCGAGTTCCGCTGCGACACCTCCAACGCCGCCCGTACCCAGCTGCTGAACCTGCACACCGCCGACTGGGACGCGGAGATGCTGGCGCTGTTCGGCATCCCACGCGCGGCGCTGCCGCAAATCTGCCCGTCGGCCAGCCACTTCGGCGTGACGGCCGGGCTGCAGGGCATCCCGGATGATATTCCGGTGCTGGCGATGGTCGGCGATTCGCACGCGGCGCTGTACGGCCACGGGCTGGGCGCGCCGGGCGGCGTAAAAGCCACCTACGGCACCGGTTCGTCGGTGATGGCCCCGCTGCCCACCGCCGATACCAGCATTACCTCGCTGGCCACCACCGTGGCCTGGCATGACGGCGAGCGGGTGGTTTACGGCCTTGAGGGCAATATTCCGCACACCGGCGACGGCGTGGCGTGGATGGCGCAGGCCGCCGGGCTGACCGACGGCAAGGGCCAGGTGCTGGCCAGCGCGCTGAACGAACTGCCGGGCAGCATTGAGTCGACGCTTGGCGTCTATTTTGTCCCGGCGCTGACCGGCACCGGCGCGCCCTGGTGGGATGACCAGGCGCGCGGGGTGATCTGCGGCCTGAGCCGTGGCGTGACCCCGGCGCACCTGATCCGCGCGGCGCTGGAGGCGATCGCCTACCAGATTGCCGACGTGATCGAGGCGATGCGTCAGCATCCGGGCTTCCATCTCGACCAGCTGATGGTCGACGGCGGACCGACGCAGAACGCCTGGCTGATGCAGTTTCAGGCCGACCTGCTCGGCTGCCCGGTGGCGCGCAGCACCACGCCGGAGCTCTCCGCGCTGGGTGCCGGCCTGCTGGCACGCCGCCAGCTGGACGGGCTCAGCGATGAACAGCTGACCGCGCTGATGCCGCAGCATGACCTGTGGCAGCCCGACCCGGTCCGCCACCAGCAGCTGCAGCAGAGCTGGAAGGGCTGGCGTGAGGCGGTACAGCGCACGCTGTGGCAGCCGTAAGCGGCGGGTGCGCCCCGTCTGAGCCAAAAACGGACCGAGTGGGTAACTGAGCGTCGGGCAGGCATGCCGCGCCTGACGCTGAGCCAGTCTGAGTGGTTAATTTACTGCCGGGCGGCAGCCTCGCCGCCCTGAACGCTTTTGAATACAGGAAACGCAGATGAAACGAGATTTCAGTGGTAAAACCGTGGTGATCACCGGCGCCTGCCGCGGCATCGGTGCCGGTATCGCCGAGCGCTTCGCCCGCGACGGCGCCAACCTGGTGATGGTCTCCAACGCCGAACGCGTGCTGGAAACCGCAGAGCAGCTGCGCGGCATCGCCAGCGGCGAGATCCTCGCGCTGCAGGTGGACGTCACCGATGAAGCCCAGGTGCAGTCGCTCTATCAGCAGGCGGCGGAGCGCTTCGGCACCATCGACGTTTCGATCCAGAACGCCGGGGTGATCACCATCGACACCTTCGACAAAATGCCAAAGGCCGACTTCGACAAAATTCTGGCGGTCAACACCACCGGCGTCTGGCTCTGCTGCCGCGAGGCGGCGAAGTATATGGTGAAGCAGCGGTCCGGCAGCCTGATCAACACCTCTTCCGGCCAGGGGCGTCAGGGCTTTATCTACACCCCGCACTATGCGGCCAGTAAGATGGGGGTGATCGGCATTACCCAGAGCCTGTCGCAGGAGCTGGCGCCGTGGAACATCACGGTGAACGCCTTCTGTCCGGGGATTATCGAGAGCGAGATGTGGGACTACAACGATCGCGTGTGGGGTGAGATCCTCAGCAGCGAGACGAAAAAATATGGCAAGGGCGAGCTGATGGCCGAGTGGGTGCAGGGCATTCCGCTGAAGCGCGCCGGCCAGCCCGGCGACGTGGCCGGACTGGTGGCGTTTCTGGCCTCCGACGACGCCCGTTATATTACCGGGCAGACGATTAACGTCGACGGCGGCCTGATAATG
This portion of the Erwinia sp. E602 genome encodes:
- a CDS encoding FGGY family carbohydrate kinase translates to MAKDLIIALDEGTSNVKAVAIDARGQVVSKASRPLSVATPQAGWVEQDGMTLLNGSLTVLREVIAQVGAERVAALAVSNQRETAMGWDRASGQPIAPAMTWQCSRSAAFCEQLRHDHQDARIREITGLPVAPLFSGSKMRWLLDNTPDGAARAARGEICLGTIDSWLLWHLTGGREFRCDTSNAARTQLLNLHTADWDAEMLALFGIPRAALPQICPSASHFGVTAGLQGIPDDIPVLAMVGDSHAALYGHGLGAPGGVKATYGTGSSVMAPLPTADTSITSLATTVAWHDGERVVYGLEGNIPHTGDGVAWMAQAAGLTDGKGQVLASALNELPGSIESTLGVYFVPALTGTGAPWWDDQARGVICGLSRGVTPAHLIRAALEAIAYQIADVIEAMRQHPGFHLDQLMVDGGPTQNAWLMQFQADLLGCPVARSTTPELSALGAGLLARRQLDGLSDEQLTALMPQHDLWQPDPVRHQQLQQSWKGWREAVQRTLWQP
- a CDS encoding glucose 1-dehydrogenase, yielding MKRDFSGKTVVITGACRGIGAGIAERFARDGANLVMVSNAERVLETAEQLRGIASGEILALQVDVTDEAQVQSLYQQAAERFGTIDVSIQNAGVITIDTFDKMPKADFDKILAVNTTGVWLCCREAAKYMVKQRSGSLINTSSGQGRQGFIYTPHYAASKMGVIGITQSLSQELAPWNITVNAFCPGIIESEMWDYNDRVWGEILSSETKKYGKGELMAEWVQGIPLKRAGQPGDVAGLVAFLASDDARYITGQTINVDGGLIMS